In uncultured Flavobacterium sp., a genomic segment contains:
- a CDS encoding sigma-54 dependent transcriptional regulator, whose protein sequence is MSKILIIEDEAAIRRVLVKILSEENDTYQVDEAEDGVAGLEKIKNNDYDLVLCDIKMPKMDGVEVLEEVKKVKPEIPMVMISGHGDMETAIHTMRLGAFDYISKPPDLNRLLNTVRNALDKKQLVVENKILKKKVSKNYEMVGESEAINHIKVMIDKVAQTEARVLITGPNGTGKELVAHQLHEKSERSNFPLIEVNCAAIPSELIESELFGHVKGAFTSAVKDRAGKFEAADKGTIFLDEIGDMSLSAQAKVLRALQESMITRVGAEKDIKVDVRVVAATNKDLKTEIAEGRFREDLYHRLAVILIKVPPLNERRDDIPALITHFTEKIASEQGNAVKVFSAQAIKLLQEYDWTGNIRELRNVVERLIILGGNEISETDVKMFASK, encoded by the coding sequence ATGAGTAAAATACTAATTATAGAAGACGAAGCAGCGATCAGAAGAGTTTTGGTGAAAATTTTATCAGAAGAAAATGATACCTATCAGGTAGATGAAGCAGAAGATGGTGTTGCAGGTCTGGAGAAAATAAAAAACAACGATTATGATTTGGTTTTGTGTGATATCAAAATGCCAAAAATGGACGGTGTTGAGGTTTTAGAAGAAGTAAAAAAAGTAAAACCCGAAATTCCGATGGTGATGATCTCTGGTCATGGCGATATGGAAACGGCTATTCATACCATGCGTCTGGGAGCTTTTGATTATATATCAAAACCGCCAGATTTGAATCGTTTATTGAATACGGTTCGTAATGCTTTAGACAAAAAGCAACTTGTAGTTGAGAATAAGATTCTAAAGAAAAAAGTGAGTAAAAACTACGAAATGGTAGGAGAGAGCGAAGCGATCAATCATATTAAAGTGATGATTGATAAAGTTGCTCAAACAGAAGCGAGAGTTTTGATTACAGGACCAAACGGAACTGGAAAAGAATTAGTAGCGCATCAATTACATGAAAAAAGCGAACGTTCAAATTTTCCTTTAATCGAAGTAAACTGTGCTGCAATTCCGAGTGAATTGATTGAAAGTGAATTGTTTGGTCACGTAAAAGGGGCTTTTACATCGGCAGTGAAAGATCGCGCAGGAAAGTTTGAAGCAGCAGATAAAGGAACTATTTTTTTAGATGAAATTGGAGATATGAGTCTTTCGGCGCAAGCCAAAGTTTTACGCGCTTTACAAGAAAGTATGATTACTAGAGTTGGAGCTGAGAAAGATATTAAAGTCGATGTTCGTGTTGTGGCTGCAACCAATAAAGATTTGAAAACAGAAATTGCCGAAGGTCGTTTCCGTGAAGATTTATACCATCGTTTGGCTGTGATCCTGATTAAAGTTCCGCCATTGAATGAAAGACGTGATGATATTCCGGCTTTAATTACTCATTTTACTGAGAAAATTGCTTCGGAACAAGGAAATGCTGTCAAAGTATTTTCGGCGCAAGCCATAAAATTATTGCAAGAATATGACTGGACCGGAAATATCCGTGAACTTCGAAATGTAGTTGAAAGATTAATCATTTTAGGAGGAAATGAAATTTCTGAAACTGACGTAAAAATGTTTGCAAGCAAATAG
- a CDS encoding ABC transporter permease, producing the protein MSIISLIIKREFIAKVRNKSFVVMTFLSPLLFVAIAGFIGYLSSMKAETKQIAIYDETGLFVNDFVKENKSEAEFKYLNLSEIDPKSLKDSITNESFDGLILIPKTNNLKELESKIEFISNNSPSISFIEKTQDIIAAKITKINLETAKLDTSAIQKAQSAVNIHLVKASGEESLKGLNEIKIGIGGAFGYLIMMFIIIYGNMVMRSVIEEKTNRIIEIIISSVKPFQLMIGKIIGTSLAGLLQFTIWAIIGLGLMFAASSFFGVNVGPTARISPELMQAAQHEMSGTAQMYISELWNLPIASILIGFVIYFIGGYFLYSSFYAAIGAAVDNQTDSQQFLLPIIMPLILSVYVGFFTVVNDPHGTIAVVFSMIPLTSPIVMLMRLPFGVPWWQIAISVSLLFATFFLVVWFAAKIYRIGILMYGKKPTWKELYKWLKY; encoded by the coding sequence ATGAGCATCATTTCGTTGATTATAAAAAGAGAATTCATTGCAAAAGTCCGCAATAAATCTTTTGTTGTCATGACTTTTTTGAGTCCGTTGTTGTTTGTGGCAATTGCAGGATTTATTGGTTATTTGAGTTCGATGAAAGCAGAAACCAAACAAATTGCAATTTATGACGAAACAGGTTTGTTTGTAAATGATTTTGTAAAAGAAAATAAAAGCGAAGCAGAGTTTAAATACCTGAATTTATCAGAAATAGATCCTAAATCATTAAAAGACAGTATTACCAACGAAAGTTTTGATGGTTTAATTCTTATTCCGAAAACAAATAATTTAAAAGAATTAGAAAGTAAAATCGAGTTTATTTCGAACAACAGTCCGAGTATTTCTTTTATCGAAAAAACACAAGATATTATTGCAGCAAAAATTACGAAAATAAATCTCGAAACGGCAAAACTGGATACTTCGGCAATTCAAAAAGCACAATCTGCTGTTAATATTCATTTGGTCAAAGCTTCCGGAGAAGAAAGCTTAAAAGGACTTAACGAGATTAAAATCGGAATTGGAGGTGCATTTGGTTACTTAATCATGATGTTTATTATCATTTACGGAAACATGGTAATGCGAAGTGTGATCGAAGAGAAAACAAACCGAATCATAGAAATCATTATCTCATCAGTAAAACCATTTCAGCTGATGATTGGTAAAATTATCGGAACTTCGCTTGCAGGATTATTACAATTTACGATTTGGGCAATAATTGGTTTAGGATTAATGTTTGCCGCTTCGTCGTTTTTTGGAGTAAACGTTGGTCCAACAGCCAGGATTTCACCTGAATTAATGCAAGCAGCACAGCATGAAATGTCAGGGACAGCGCAAATGTATATTAGCGAACTATGGAATTTACCAATTGCAAGTATTTTAATTGGTTTTGTGATTTATTTTATTGGAGGTTACTTTTTGTACAGTTCGTTTTATGCCGCAATTGGAGCCGCAGTTGACAATCAAACGGATTCTCAACAATTCCTTTTGCCTATTATTATGCCACTTATTTTAAGTGTTTACGTGGGATTTTTTACTGTAGTAAATGATCCACACGGAACAATTGCAGTGGTATTTTCGATGATTCCGTTGACCTCGCCAATTGTTATGCTAATGCGACTTCCGTTTGGAGTGCCGTGGTGGCAAATCGCAATTTCGGTATCATTATTGTTTGCTACGTTTTTCCTTGTAGTCTGGTTCGCTGCAAAAATTTACCGAATAGGTATTTTAATGTACGGCAAAAAACCAACCTGGAAGGAATTGTATAAATGGCTTAAATATTAA
- a CDS encoding ATP-binding cassette domain-containing protein, translating to MSNLLEVHKVVKQYGDYVALNEVSLNVPKGSIYGLLGPNGAGKTSLIRIINQITLPDSGEIILDGEKLQPKHVQTIGYLPEERGLYTSMKVGEQCLYLAQMKGLSKAEAKQQLEYWFDRLGIQGWWNKKIQELSKGMAQKIQFVVCVLHKPKLLIFDEPFSGFDPVNANVIKDEILALKEQGATIIFSTHRMESVEELCDHIALIHKSNKLIEGKLSDVKRQFKTNSFEVGILTDNVEGLMYDITQKFTVSPANFKSLNDDLKLDIQIGNATPNELLHLLTQRGQVTHFVEKIPSVHDIFIQTVTENKK from the coding sequence ATGAGCAACTTACTCGAAGTACATAAAGTCGTAAAACAATACGGTGATTATGTAGCGCTTAACGAAGTTTCATTAAATGTGCCGAAAGGTAGTATTTATGGGCTATTAGGTCCTAATGGAGCTGGAAAAACTTCCCTTATTCGAATCATTAATCAAATTACGCTGCCAGATAGCGGCGAAATAATTTTAGACGGAGAAAAATTGCAGCCAAAACATGTGCAGACAATTGGTTATCTTCCTGAAGAAAGAGGTTTGTATACTTCGATGAAAGTAGGCGAGCAATGTTTGTATTTGGCACAAATGAAAGGACTTTCTAAAGCCGAAGCTAAACAACAATTGGAATATTGGTTTGACCGTTTGGGAATTCAGGGTTGGTGGAACAAGAAAATTCAGGAACTTTCTAAGGGAATGGCGCAAAAAATTCAGTTTGTAGTTTGTGTTTTACATAAACCTAAATTGCTAATTTTTGACGAACCTTTTTCAGGATTTGATCCCGTAAATGCAAATGTCATAAAAGATGAAATTTTGGCATTAAAAGAACAAGGAGCAACAATTATCTTTTCGACACACAGAATGGAAAGTGTTGAAGAGCTTTGTGATCATATTGCTTTAATTCACAAATCGAATAAATTAATCGAAGGAAAATTAAGTGATGTAAAACGTCAGTTTAAAACCAATAGTTTTGAGGTTGGAATCTTAACGGATAATGTTGAAGGTTTGATGTATGACATTACGCAAAAATTTACGGTTTCGCCGGCAAATTTTAAATCCTTAAATGATGATTTGAAATTAGATATTCAAATAGGGAATGCAACACCAAATGAGTTATTGCATCTTTTAACACAAAGAGGTCAGGTAACCCATTTTGTAGAGAAAATCCCAAGTGTACACGATATATTTATTCAAACAGTTACTGAAAACAAAAAGTAA
- the dnaJ gene encoding molecular chaperone DnaJ gives MKKDFYEILGISKNADAAEIKKAYRKSALKYHPDKNPGDKEAEENFKLAAEAYEVLSDPNKKAKYDQYGHQAFDGSGGFGGGHGGMNMDDIFSQFGDIFGGGFGGFGGGGGPRRAKGSNLRIKVKLTLEEIANGVEKKVKVKRKVQAKGVTYKTCTTCNGQGQVMRVTNTILGRMQSASTCPTCGGSGQILDKKPAEADSQGMVQEDETVSIKIPAGVTDGMQLKVSNKGNDAPGNSIPGDLIVAIEEVEHEFLKREGENIHFDLYISFPEAVLGVSKDIEAINGKVRIKLEEGIQSGKILRLKGKGIPSLNGYGSGDLLVHVNVWTPKTLNKEQKQFFENALNDEHFLPSPEKSEKSFFEKVKDMFS, from the coding sequence ATGAAAAAAGATTTTTACGAAATACTAGGCATTTCAAAAAATGCTGACGCTGCCGAAATTAAAAAAGCTTACCGAAAAAGTGCATTGAAATATCACCCGGACAAAAATCCAGGCGACAAAGAGGCAGAAGAAAACTTCAAATTAGCGGCAGAAGCTTATGAAGTACTAAGCGATCCTAACAAAAAAGCAAAATATGACCAATACGGACATCAGGCTTTTGATGGTTCTGGCGGATTTGGCGGTGGCCATGGTGGTATGAATATGGATGACATTTTCAGCCAGTTTGGTGATATTTTTGGTGGCGGATTTGGCGGTTTCGGCGGAGGCGGAGGTCCTCGTCGTGCCAAAGGAAGCAATCTTCGAATCAAAGTAAAATTGACATTAGAAGAAATTGCAAATGGTGTTGAGAAAAAAGTAAAGGTAAAACGTAAAGTTCAGGCAAAAGGCGTAACGTATAAAACTTGTACTACTTGTAACGGTCAAGGTCAGGTTATGCGTGTAACCAATACCATTTTAGGAAGAATGCAATCAGCATCAACTTGTCCTACTTGTGGTGGTTCTGGTCAGATTTTAGATAAAAAACCTGCTGAAGCAGACTCACAAGGAATGGTTCAGGAAGATGAAACAGTATCAATCAAAATTCCGGCAGGAGTTACTGACGGAATGCAGTTGAAAGTTTCAAACAAAGGAAATGATGCACCAGGAAATAGTATTCCGGGTGATTTGATCGTTGCCATTGAAGAAGTAGAACACGAATTCTTAAAACGTGAAGGCGAAAATATTCATTTCGATTTATATATCAGTTTTCCTGAAGCAGTTTTAGGAGTTTCAAAAGATATTGAAGCAATCAACGGAAAAGTTCGTATTAAGCTTGAAGAAGGAATTCAATCTGGAAAAATCCTGAGATTAAAAGGAAAAGGAATTCCAAGTTTAAATGGTTACGGAAGCGGAGATTTATTAGTTCACGTAAATGTCTGGACACCAAAAACATTAAACAAAGAACAAAAACAATTCTTTGAGAATGCTCTAAACGACGAACATTTCTTGCCAAGTCCTGAAAAATCAGAAAAATCATTTTTTGAAAAAGTAAAAGATATGTTCTCATAA
- a CDS encoding nucleotide exchange factor GrpE, with amino-acid sequence MKFKNIFKNKSNMTTENTEFDQELDEVTLENNANGEQLIVEELSVEEQLAQDLAKEKDKFLRLFAEFENYKKRTSKERMDLFKTANQEVLLAMLPVLDDFDRATVEINKSDDENLKKGVELIHEKLKSTLVSKGLEQVEVRAGDAFNADFAEAITQIPAPSDKLKGKIVDVIEKGYKLGDKIIRFPKVVIGN; translated from the coding sequence ATGAAGTTTAAGAATATTTTTAAAAATAAAAGTAATATGACTACGGAAAATACAGAATTCGATCAGGAATTAGATGAAGTAACGTTAGAGAACAATGCCAACGGAGAACAATTGATTGTTGAAGAATTAAGTGTTGAAGAGCAATTGGCTCAAGACTTGGCAAAAGAAAAAGATAAGTTCTTGAGATTATTTGCCGAATTTGAAAATTACAAAAAAAGAACTTCAAAAGAACGTATGGATTTGTTTAAAACAGCAAACCAAGAAGTTTTGTTAGCAATGCTACCTGTTTTGGATGATTTTGACAGAGCTACTGTAGAGATCAACAAGTCTGATGATGAAAATTTGAAAAAAGGTGTTGAGTTGATTCACGAAAAATTAAAAAGCACTTTGGTTTCTAAAGGTTTAGAGCAAGTTGAAGTAAGAGCAGGTGATGCTTTTAATGCTGATTTTGCTGAGGCAATTACCCAAATTCCAGCTCCGTCTGATAAATTAAAAGGGAAAATTGTTGATGTTATTGAAAAAGGATACAAATTAGGAGACAAAATTATTCGTTTCCCTAAAGTAGTAATCGGAAACTAA
- the hisS gene encoding histidine--tRNA ligase: protein MASKPSIPQGTRDFSPAEVSKRQYIIQTIKNNFEKFGFQPIETPSFENSDTLMGKYGEEGDRLIFKILNSGNFFFNKNKIELPESIESLQVNSAETIDLNQRIELNKFTGKISEKALRYDLTVPFARYVVQHQNEIEFPFKRYQIQPVWRADRPQRGRYREFYQCDADVVGSKSLWQEVELVQLYDTVFTALGLEGVTIKINNRKILSGIAEVIGASDKLIDFTVALDKLDKIGEDGVKKEMVEKGISEEALVKVQPLFSFTGTFTDKINQLSNLLAESEEGMKGVEELKFICDNVATLGLSTATLDLDVTLARGLNYYTGAIFEVAAPKTVSMGSIGGGGRYDDLTGIFGLKNMSGVGISFGLDRIYLVLEELQLFPETVSATSKALFINYGDAEALYASQAIQKLRQENIKVELYPDNVKVGKQFQYADKRLIPFAVIAGEQEIASNSYSLKNLVSGEQISVDFEGLKNALLA, encoded by the coding sequence ATGGCTTCAAAACCAAGTATTCCACAAGGAACAAGAGATTTTTCGCCTGCAGAGGTGTCAAAACGTCAATATATTATTCAAACGATAAAAAATAATTTCGAGAAATTTGGTTTTCAGCCAATAGAAACTCCTTCGTTTGAAAATTCAGATACCCTAATGGGAAAATATGGAGAAGAAGGTGATCGTTTGATTTTTAAAATATTGAATTCAGGTAATTTTTTCTTTAACAAAAACAAAATTGAATTACCGGAATCTATAGAATCTCTGCAAGTTAATTCGGCTGAAACAATTGATCTCAATCAAAGAATTGAGCTGAATAAATTTACTGGAAAAATTTCAGAGAAAGCCTTGCGTTACGACTTAACAGTTCCGTTTGCAAGATACGTGGTACAACACCAAAACGAAATTGAATTCCCTTTTAAAAGATATCAAATTCAACCTGTTTGGAGAGCTGACAGACCACAAAGAGGACGTTATAGAGAGTTTTATCAATGTGATGCCGATGTTGTAGGTTCAAAATCATTGTGGCAGGAAGTCGAATTGGTTCAATTATATGATACTGTTTTTACCGCTTTAGGTTTAGAAGGTGTTACTATTAAAATCAATAACAGAAAAATATTATCAGGAATTGCCGAAGTAATTGGCGCTTCAGATAAATTAATCGATTTTACGGTAGCTCTTGATAAGCTGGATAAAATTGGTGAAGATGGTGTGAAAAAAGAAATGGTTGAGAAAGGAATTTCTGAAGAAGCTTTGGTTAAAGTTCAGCCACTTTTTAGTTTTACAGGAACTTTTACAGATAAAATTAATCAGCTGTCAAATTTATTGGCTGAATCTGAAGAAGGAATGAAAGGAGTTGAAGAACTTAAATTTATTTGTGACAATGTGGCAACTTTAGGTTTGTCAACAGCGACATTAGATTTAGATGTGACTCTTGCACGTGGATTAAATTATTATACAGGAGCTATTTTTGAAGTAGCAGCACCAAAAACGGTTTCAATGGGTTCTATTGGAGGTGGCGGAAGATATGATGATTTGACAGGTATTTTTGGTTTGAAAAATATGAGTGGCGTTGGAATTTCTTTTGGATTAGACCGAATTTATTTGGTTTTGGAAGAATTACAATTATTCCCGGAAACAGTTTCTGCAACATCAAAAGCGTTATTTATTAATTATGGAGATGCTGAAGCTTTATATGCTTCGCAGGCGATTCAGAAATTGCGTCAAGAAAATATAAAAGTTGAATTGTATCCGGATAATGTAAAAGTGGGCAAACAGTTTCAATATGCAGATAAACGTTTAATTCCTTTTGCAGTAATTGCAGGCGAACAGGAAATAGCGTCAAATTCTTATTCACTTAAAAATTTAGTTTCAGGAGAACAGATTTCTGTTGATTTTGAAGGATTGAAAAATGCTTTGCTTGCTTAA
- a CDS encoding ABC transporter permease: MMLKLLRENIRIAFGSIKTQLLRTILTVLIIAIGITALVGILTVVTALEHTVSTNFASMGANTFNINQYENTIKNRGGNKREVINPIISYPEAVAFKNKYKYPFTETSLSFTATSTAEVKYIDQKTDPEITILGVDEHFISNSGLETTSGRSFNQFDIDNNTYSCIVGSDFEKGLLKDVNPIDKIISIRGARFKVIGVLKEKGSTFGHSQDLRVLIPIQVARSLFTAPNINYTISAMVAKKELLDEAVDNATSTMRRVRKLSPVRDNNFGVGRSDDLINKILGITKYLGWAAWLISVITILGSSIALMNIMIVSVTERTREIGVRKALGATKATISVQFFIETLLIGQIGGLVGIVFGILVGYAFAAVMNFAFVIPWMAIFAAFATSFMVAIVSGLYPAIKASKLDPIEALRYE, from the coding sequence ATGATGCTAAAATTATTAAGAGAAAATATTCGAATTGCTTTTGGTTCTATCAAAACACAATTATTACGAACCATTCTTACCGTATTAATTATTGCAATCGGGATTACTGCTTTGGTAGGAATTCTTACCGTTGTAACGGCGCTCGAACATACTGTTTCGACCAATTTTGCTTCAATGGGAGCTAATACTTTCAACATCAATCAATACGAAAATACGATTAAAAATCGCGGCGGAAATAAACGCGAAGTTATAAATCCGATTATTTCTTATCCGGAAGCTGTAGCTTTTAAAAACAAATACAAATATCCTTTTACTGAAACTTCTCTTTCGTTTACCGCAACATCAACAGCAGAAGTAAAATATATAGATCAAAAAACAGATCCTGAAATTACTATTCTTGGTGTCGACGAACATTTTATTTCAAACTCAGGATTAGAAACTACCTCTGGCCGTTCATTCAATCAATTTGATATTGACAATAATACTTATTCTTGCATTGTTGGCTCTGATTTTGAAAAAGGTTTACTGAAAGATGTGAATCCAATTGATAAAATCATCTCTATTCGAGGTGCCCGTTTTAAAGTTATTGGCGTTCTAAAAGAAAAAGGATCAACATTTGGACACAGTCAGGATTTACGTGTTTTGATACCAATTCAGGTTGCAAGATCATTATTTACTGCACCAAACATCAACTATACTATAAGTGCCATGGTTGCTAAAAAAGAACTTTTAGACGAAGCCGTAGACAACGCAACAAGCACCATGCGAAGAGTTCGTAAATTGAGTCCCGTTCGTGACAATAATTTTGGCGTTGGCCGAAGTGATGATTTAATCAACAAAATCCTCGGAATCACCAAATATTTAGGCTGGGCTGCCTGGCTCATCAGCGTTATTACCATTTTAGGTTCATCAATTGCCTTAATGAACATTATGATTGTTTCTGTAACAGAGCGTACCCGTGAAATAGGTGTTCGTAAAGCTTTAGGCGCCACAAAAGCAACAATTTCTGTTCAGTTTTTTATCGAAACTTTATTGATTGGACAAATTGGCGGTTTAGTCGGAATTGTATTTGGGATTCTGGTAGGTTATGCTTTTGCAGCTGTAATGAATTTTGCTTTTGTGATTCCGTGGATGGCTATTTTTGCCGCTTTTGCCACCAGTTTTATGGTTGCTATTGTTTCCGGATTGTATCCCGCGATAAAAGCTTCAAAACTTGACCCTATTGAGGCTTTGCGTTATGAATAA
- the prmC gene encoding peptide chain release factor N(5)-glutamine methyltransferase: protein MKIKQYRTQFIKELSPFYDAYEAESFFYLILEDKHQLRQIDLALNHELAFSEDDFVVWDSLLVQLKQEVPIQYLLGKTNFYGLDFEVNENVLIPRPETEELVEWIINENAANDKSKKKIKILDIGTGSGCIAISLAKNIPNAEVYGFDVSKKAIETAKRNAMNNKVDVTFMFQDILALDELNYNFDIIVSNPPYVRNLEKQEIKKNVLDYEPHLALFVEDNDALIFYRKIAELAKKNFVENGQLYFEINQYLGKEMTDLLEKMDFKNIELRKDIYDNDRMIFGKI, encoded by the coding sequence ATGAAAATTAAACAATACCGCACTCAATTTATAAAAGAATTGTCACCTTTTTACGACGCGTACGAAGCAGAAAGTTTTTTCTATCTGATCTTAGAAGACAAACATCAATTGCGACAAATTGATTTGGCTCTAAATCACGAATTGGCTTTTTCTGAAGATGATTTTGTGGTTTGGGATTCCTTATTAGTACAATTAAAACAAGAAGTTCCAATTCAGTATTTATTAGGAAAAACTAATTTTTACGGATTGGATTTTGAAGTAAATGAGAATGTTTTAATTCCTCGTCCGGAAACCGAAGAATTGGTAGAATGGATTATCAATGAGAATGCTGCGAATGATAAATCAAAGAAAAAGATAAAAATTCTGGACATTGGTACCGGTAGCGGATGTATAGCGATTTCATTGGCTAAAAATATTCCGAATGCTGAAGTTTATGGTTTTGATGTTTCAAAAAAAGCGATAGAGACAGCCAAAAGAAATGCAATGAACAATAAAGTTGATGTTACTTTTATGTTTCAGGATATTTTAGCGTTAGACGAATTGAATTATAATTTTGATATTATTGTTTCAAATCCGCCTTATGTTCGCAATTTAGAGAAACAAGAAATCAAAAAGAATGTTCTGGATTACGAGCCGCACCTGGCACTTTTTGTAGAGGATAATGACGCTCTGATTTTCTATCGAAAAATTGCTGAATTAGCTAAAAAGAATTTTGTAGAAAACGGACAATTGTATTTTGAAATTAATCAGTACTTAGGAAAAGAAATGACAGATTTGCTGGAGAAAATGGATTTTAAAAACATTGAACTGCGTAAAGATATCTATGATAATGATCGTATGATTTTTGGGAAGATTTAA
- a CDS encoding GNAT family N-acetyltransferase, with translation MENWIIRVIKKEDNQAVAKLIRSVFDEMEIPKVGTAYEDPYLDLMFEEYNKSKSVYFVVENEGKIVGCAGIAPLENGDPSICELQKMYFLPETRGLGIGSKMMEKCLDEARNFGFEKCYIETMPFMHAAQKLYKKSGFEYLDVPMGCTGHNSCPVWMLKKL, from the coding sequence ATGGAAAATTGGATTATTAGAGTTATTAAAAAAGAAGACAATCAAGCAGTTGCGAAATTAATACGATCGGTTTTTGATGAAATGGAAATTCCGAAAGTTGGTACAGCATATGAAGATCCATATTTAGATTTAATGTTTGAAGAATATAACAAGTCAAAATCGGTTTATTTTGTAGTCGAAAATGAAGGTAAAATTGTGGGTTGTGCCGGAATTGCACCTTTAGAAAATGGCGATCCGAGTATTTGTGAATTGCAAAAAATGTATTTTTTGCCCGAAACCCGCGGTTTAGGAATTGGAAGTAAAATGATGGAAAAATGTTTAGACGAAGCAAGAAATTTTGGCTTTGAAAAATGTTATATCGAAACAATGCCTTTTATGCACGCTGCTCAAAAATTATATAAAAAATCAGGTTTTGAATATTTAGATGTGCCAATGGGTTGTACCGGGCATAATTCTTGCCCTGTCTGGATGTTGAAAAAATTATAA
- the ribD gene encoding bifunctional diaminohydroxyphosphoribosylaminopyrimidine deaminase/5-amino-6-(5-phosphoribosylamino)uracil reductase RibD, with protein sequence MNIHEKYLKRCIELAQNGFGTTYPNPMVGSVIVYEDKIIGEGWHKKAGEPHAEVNAIRSVKDKSLLKKATIYVSLEPCSHFGKTPPCCDLIIEHKIPNVVVGTVDPNAKVAGNGIKKLIASGANVIVGVLEKECNELNKRFFTFHQQKRPYIILKWAESQDGFLSPEKETNQDRKPVWITNQYSRQLVHKWRSEEQAILVGTKTVIDDNPKLNVRDWSGNNPVRVVLDQNNRISRDSFIFDNSVKTIIFTKSEISFSAENTTFEVIDFNENIIPAILAVLHQNQIQSIIIEGGLQTLQSFIDQNIWDEARIFVGKTIFGNGTKAPILQMKNVTKTYIQNDELINVRNHD encoded by the coding sequence GTGAATATACATGAAAAATATCTAAAACGCTGCATCGAACTGGCACAAAATGGCTTTGGAACTACATATCCAAATCCGATGGTTGGAAGCGTAATTGTTTATGAAGATAAAATCATTGGCGAAGGCTGGCACAAAAAAGCAGGTGAACCTCATGCCGAGGTAAACGCAATTCGGTCTGTAAAAGACAAATCCCTTTTAAAGAAGGCAACTATTTATGTGAGTTTAGAACCTTGCAGCCATTTTGGAAAAACACCTCCTTGCTGCGATTTAATTATAGAACACAAAATTCCGAATGTAGTTGTTGGAACCGTTGATCCTAATGCAAAGGTGGCCGGAAACGGAATTAAAAAATTAATTGCTTCAGGAGCAAATGTAATTGTTGGAGTTTTAGAAAAAGAATGCAACGAGCTCAACAAACGTTTCTTTACTTTTCATCAGCAAAAAAGACCTTATATCATATTAAAATGGGCAGAAAGTCAGGACGGCTTTTTATCTCCTGAAAAAGAAACTAATCAGGATCGCAAACCTGTTTGGATTACCAATCAATATTCAAGACAATTGGTTCATAAATGGCGCAGTGAAGAACAGGCAATTTTAGTAGGAACTAAAACAGTTATTGACGACAACCCGAAATTAAATGTTAGGGATTGGTCCGGAAATAATCCTGTTAGAGTTGTTTTAGACCAAAATAACCGTATTTCAAGAGACAGTTTTATTTTTGATAACAGTGTAAAAACCATCATATTTACCAAATCTGAAATTAGCTTTTCAGCAGAAAACACTACCTTTGAAGTAATTGATTTTAATGAAAATATAATACCGGCAATTTTGGCAGTTTTACATCAAAATCAAATTCAGTCTATTATTATAGAAGGCGGTTTACAGACTTTACAATCTTTTATAGATCAAAATATTTGGGACGAAGCCCGGATTTTTGTTGGAAAAACAATTTTCGGAAACGGAACAAAAGCACCAATTCTTCAAATGAAAAATGTAACAAAAACCTACATTCAAAATGACGAATTAATAAATGTTAGAAATCATGATTGA